The sequence below is a genomic window from Pseudomonas cannabina.
GAAAATCGATAACGTCGTGACCCTCGGCACGCCTGCGTTCACCATCTGGGAGCAGCGGCCGTACCTGGTGCGTTTCAAGAATTATCAGCCGATCACCGGGCAGGAGGAGTTCATGTACCAGAACACCACGCTGTTTCCGCTGCGCTCGACCACGGGCGCGATCAGCCATGTGTGTCTGGTGATCTATGACGTTACCGATGTGGCGGCCAACCGCAATCAGTTGCTGGCGGCCAACGACAAGCTACAGCAGCTGTCCGGCGTGGCGCCCGAGTGATCAGCCTGCGCCCATGACCATCCAGCAAAGCCGCCCTGCGAGCTTGATCGTCCTCGTGCTAGGATCGCGATTTTTCCGCTGACGCTCAGGGACATCATGCGATCTCAAGCCACTCTCACTGTTATGCCTGTCGAGCGCCCGCTGGTCGGGCGCGTCAGCCCGCCGGGCTCCAAGTCGGTCACTAACCGGGCGCTGCTGCTGGCGGGCATGGCCAAAGGCACCAGTCGTCTGACCGGCGCGCTGAAGAGCGATGACACCCGGGTGATGTCCGACGCGCTGCGTCTGATGGGCGTGCAGGTCGATGAGCCGGATGACAGCACCTTCGTGGTGACCAGCAGCGGCCACTGGCAGGCACCTCAGCAGGCGCTGTTTCTCGGCAACGCCGGGACCGCGACGCGCTTCTTGACGGCAGCGCTGGCCAACTTCGAAGGCGATTTCGTGGTGGACGGCGACGAGTACATGCGCAAGCGCCCGATCGGCCCGCTGGTCGATGCCTTGCAGCGCATGGGCGTGGACGTCAGCGCGCCCACTGGCTGCCCGCCGGTGGCGATCAAGGGCAATGGCGGGCTGGCGGCAGGCCGCATCGAGATCGACGGCAACCTGTCCAGCCAATATGTCTCGGCGCTGCTGATGGCCGGCGCCTGCGGCAAGGGCCCGCTCGAAGTGGCGCTGACCGGCAGCGAAATCGGTGCACGCGGTTACGTTGATCTGACCCTCGCCGCCATGCAGGCGTTTGGCGCAGAGGTCCAGGCCATCGGCGACTCAGCCTGGAAAGTCTCGGCCACTGGCTACCGCGCGACCGATTTCCATATCGAACCGGACGCCTCCGCCGCGACCTACCTCTGGGCTGCACAGGCCCTGACCGAGGGCAACATCGACCTCGGCGTGGCGAGCGACGCGTTCACTCAGCCAGATGCCTTGGCCAGCCAGATCATCGACCGCTTCCCGAACATGCCCGCCGTGATCGACGGTTCGCAAATGCAGGACGCAATCCCGACGCTGGCGGTGCTCGCAGCGTTCAATCGTCAGCCAGTGCGCTTTGTCGGCATCGCCAACCTGCGAGTCAAGGAGTGCGACCGTATTTCAGCCCTGTCCCAAGGCCTGTGCGCCATCGCGCCCGGCCTGGCGGTTGAAGAGGGTGACGACCTGATTGTCAACGCCAACCCGGCCCTGGCAGGCACCACGGTCGATGCGTTGATCGACACCCACGCCGACCACCGGATCGCCATGTGCTTTGCATTGGCCGGCCTGAAAATCAAAGGCATCCGCATCTTGGACCCGGATTGCGTCGGCAAGACCTACCCCGGTTACTGGGATGCGCTGGCTTCGCTGGGTGTGAGTATTCAGCGCTGACAGATCAGGTTTATCGGCTCGGGAAGCCTTTAGGATTTCGAGACATCTTGAGCTGGCAATCTACGGTTGTAGATACTATGTTTATACGTTGGGATTGCATGCCTCGTATTAGGTATCTACAGTATTGCTACGTTATGAGGTGTCTTGATGGAAGTGAAAATTCAGCAATGGGGCAATAGCGCTGCAATTCGTTTGCCCGCAAACGTGCTCAAGCAGATGAGCCTGTCTAGCGGAGATGTGCTTACGCTTGATGCGTCTGCAGAAGTCATCACGCTCAAACCCGCTAAAGCAAAGTTGCATTATCGATTGGCTGACTTGATGGCAAAATGTGATTTGAGCGCGCCTGAGCCCACAGAATTGGCCGAATGGAACACCATGCAGCCAATTGGACGTGAGGTTTGAAACGGGTCAAATTCAACCGGTCGGATATTGTGCGACTGAACCTGAATCCAACAGCAGGCCGCGAACAACAGGGCGATTTTCGTCCTGCGTTGATTCTGACGCCTGCGGCTTATAACGTATCGGGCCTTGTAATTATTGCGCCCATCACGCAGGGCGGCGACTTCGCTCGGTATGCCGGTTTCGCGGTGCCGTTGAGCGGTTCAGGTACCGAAACGCAGGGTGTCGTTCTTTGCAACCAGATTCGAACCGTCGACCTTGAGGCTCGTGGCGCAAAGCGTGTTGAATCAGTTCCCGAGATGGTAATTGACGATGTGCTGGCTCGCGTTCAAGCCCTTTTTGAATAGCAGGTTTTGCTAGTTGCCTGGCTCCTCAATCTGCTCGCCGCCGCTTCTCAAATCCCGAAAAACGGCTGCATCATCCGCGCCAGCAGCCCATGAAAGCGCAGCTTCGATTCCGCGGCCAGCACGCAAATGCATTCCCGGTCGGGGTAGGCAATCGGCTGGTGCTGGATGTGGCTGTCGAGATCGGCCACGTCACCCAGGCCGAATTCACCCTGCACGTCGTAGTAAGCACCCTTGAGGACCATGGTCATCTCGCCGCTTTCATGGCTGTGAACCGGCATGCTCACGCCCGGGGCGATTTTCAGCAGCATCAGGTTGCCATGCTCGATGCCCTCGGCGCGAACACGCTGTACACCGGGGACGAGGGTTTTCCATTTCAGCTCGCTCAGGTGACGACCGAAATGCGCCTGCATGCAGGTCGGCAACAAATCCGGGTCTTGGTTGGCTGCAGGCATTGAATGCAGGGGCGGTTCAACGCTTGTGGCCTGCTCATCCAGACGCGCCAGCATGGCCGAGCGGCCCTTGAGCGGCACAACCGTGCTGGTGTGCTGTTGCATCAGGACGCCGCCGATCTGCTCTGCCTGCCTGAGCCGCATTCTGCACTCGGCGCAGCGCTCCAGATGGGCGGCGGTGACCAGAGAGATGACCTGCGACAGCGCCCCCGATGCATAGCTGATCAGCGTTGCTTCATCCGGATGATGCAGTGGGCCCATCATGACTCCTCCATCCGTGAGCGAAGCTTTTGAAACGCCAGACGCAAGCATGACTTCACCGTTCCCAGCGGCATGTCCAGGCGTTCGGCAATTTCCCGATGGCTGAGCGCTTCGAAATAAGACATTCGCAACACTTTGGCCTGATCGGCGGGCAGGTTCTGGATCGCGGTGTTCAGTTGTTGCTCCTGACGCTGGCTGTAATCGAGCGTTCTGTCTACTGGGGCCTCCAGCCGCTCAAGTTGTTCCAGGGAGTTTTGTACCTGCACCCAACCGCGATCCTTGCGCACGCTGTCGATGTACAAATTGCGCGCGATGCGGAACAGCCAGGTCCCCAGTCTGGCTTTGGCCGGGTCGAAGGACTCGGCCTTGTGCCAGAGCTTCAGGAGCACTTCCTGCACCAGTTCTTCAGCCTGCCCTTCAGGCACATTCAGGCCCGTCAGATAGCGCAATAAACGTGGGGCGAAGTGGTCGTAGATGCGCATGAAGCTGTCGCGGTCCCTTTGACGGGCCACGGCGGCGACTTCTTCAATCCAAAGTCGGGTTATCGTCGAATCGCTGTGCGGGTTGGACAAGTGACAGAAGGTCCTGAGACTGGCAGTTATGCGCATGATCCACCTTCTGATCACCATTGTCTGGTATTGGTTCGCGATGCAGAAGTGTTACGTAGCGGGATGGGGATTGGATCATAGGATGTGACGAGCGGCTCGGAGCATTTTTACAGGTTCGGCCATTACAATGGCCTCGGGCCGGTCATGCAGACAGTCGCTGTCATTTCTGACAGTAGCTCAGTGAGCGCTAGCTGTTTAATGTGAGATCTGGATGTTATCAAGGTCAGGGAGACCCTCATGGATACTCGCGTTGCACGTGCTTCATCTACGTTTGCCAGGCTGGCCGGTATACTGCTGGTAATCGTTTGTAGTGGGCTTCTTTTAGCGCCGGAACGATCACAGGCCGGAGTTCTAGACATTGTTGTCTGAACAGGAACTCATACTGGAACTTTTTCGCCAGGCCTGACAAACACCAGCCAGCCAACCGATGTTACGACGACAAGCAATTGGGGTCCGTGTATAGGAGTACCTTTCGGCACAAGTGTGTCGTCCAGCCAGAGCTTTCAGGCGCCCTTATCCTGTAACGCTCTGCTGCAGAACACCACCGATGTAGAATGGATCATTAACTGGAGCAATGGAACCACCAGTACTTATAAGTACGATGCGTTTTATAACGATACTGTTGGTCTGAATAAAACCATAGTGGGTATCGGGAAAATCGTGGCTGGACGTTACACGGGGGCGCTTGCGATAACGACCTATGTGCTTTTCAATCTGGGGCTCAACGACTGCGCCACGACCACG
It includes:
- a CDS encoding ChrR family anti-sigma-E factor, with the protein product MGPLHHPDEATLISYASGALSQVISLVTAAHLERCAECRMRLRQAEQIGGVLMQQHTSTVVPLKGRSAMLARLDEQATSVEPPLHSMPAANQDPDLLPTCMQAHFGRHLSELKWKTLVPGVQRVRAEGIEHGNLMLLKIAPGVSMPVHSHESGEMTMVLKGAYYDVQGEFGLGDVADLDSHIQHQPIAYPDRECICVLAAESKLRFHGLLARMMQPFFGI
- a CDS encoding 3-phosphoshikimate 1-carboxyvinyltransferase is translated as MRSQATLTVMPVERPLVGRVSPPGSKSVTNRALLLAGMAKGTSRLTGALKSDDTRVMSDALRLMGVQVDEPDDSTFVVTSSGHWQAPQQALFLGNAGTATRFLTAALANFEGDFVVDGDEYMRKRPIGPLVDALQRMGVDVSAPTGCPPVAIKGNGGLAAGRIEIDGNLSSQYVSALLMAGACGKGPLEVALTGSEIGARGYVDLTLAAMQAFGAEVQAIGDSAWKVSATGYRATDFHIEPDASAATYLWAAQALTEGNIDLGVASDAFTQPDALASQIIDRFPNMPAVIDGSQMQDAIPTLAVLAAFNRQPVRFVGIANLRVKECDRISALSQGLCAIAPGLAVEEGDDLIVNANPALAGTTVDALIDTHADHRIAMCFALAGLKIKGIRILDPDCVGKTYPGYWDALASLGVSIQR
- a CDS encoding PAS domain-containing protein, which codes for MSNAIEINELHWLLAVTQNIDVGIVVLDLNYRVTVWNTFMENRSGVVPYVAIDKTFFEIFPEVNAKWFSKKIDNVVTLGTPAFTIWEQRPYLVRFKNYQPITGQEEFMYQNTTLFPLRSTTGAISHVCLVIYDVTDVAANRNQLLAANDKLQQLSGVAPE
- a CDS encoding sigma-70 family RNA polymerase sigma factor — protein: MARQRDRDSFMRIYDHFAPRLLRYLTGLNVPEGQAEELVQEVLLKLWHKAESFDPAKARLGTWLFRIARNLYIDSVRKDRGWVQVQNSLEQLERLEAPVDRTLDYSQRQEQQLNTAIQNLPADQAKVLRMSYFEALSHREIAERLDMPLGTVKSCLRLAFQKLRSRMEES
- a CDS encoding AbrB/MazE/SpoVT family DNA-binding domain-containing protein, yielding MEVKIQQWGNSAAIRLPANVLKQMSLSSGDVLTLDASAEVITLKPAKAKLHYRLADLMAKCDLSAPEPTELAEWNTMQPIGREV
- a CDS encoding type II toxin-antitoxin system ChpB family toxin — protein: MKRVKFNRSDIVRLNLNPTAGREQQGDFRPALILTPAAYNVSGLVIIAPITQGGDFARYAGFAVPLSGSGTETQGVVLCNQIRTVDLEARGAKRVESVPEMVIDDVLARVQALFE